The DNA sequence ATGAAGCAGGCAGAATTTGGATTCATCAATCATTCGTCTCAGATACGTAATAGACAACGGGAATATTTGCCAACCTATGTATTTCCCTTCTGTGATTTTGAAGGAGAGCATTTTGTGGTTGAGGGAATGGATTATGAATCAGAAACAGCTCCTGTCTACTTCATGGATCAACTAGGCGAGATTCACTTAGCTTTTACTAGCTTAACGACGATGATGTTGACTATAGCTGAGTGCTATGAAACCGGCATTTATGAGGTTGCTGAAGACAGATATATTGACATCGTAGATTATGCTGCTTTTGGAGCTGTCCGGCTTGCCTATAATCCGGGAACTGTACCCAAGATATATGACGAAGGATGTTAGAAGAAGGTATCTGGAGCGAACGTAGCTGGGGTGGTGATTCTGGTATGAACCTATCAATGCTCCGGGGTTCCGTCGATTGTTCTCTTTGTGGAACATGGGGATTCGGTGCGTAATGTGATACGGAGCTACAGATAATTTATGGCTAAGAGCAGCGATCGCTTTTTCTCTCTACCTAGAGAGCGATTGCCCGTCAGGTGCCATATGATGGACTGACCAATGATCCGAGGGACAAGACGATGGGCAAACGACACTTTTGGCTAGCACTATGCATCTGTAGTGTAGCCTGGTATGCCTTGACCGCCAATCGACTCACCTTTGCTCAGCCCAGCCCTTTTGTAGCCCAGGGCTATGGGGGAGCCGTTGCCACCGTTGATCCCCAAGCCACCCAAATTGGTATTAATATCTTGAAGTCGGGAGGCAATGCTGTCGATGCAGCGATCGCCACTGCTGCTGCCCTGGGTGTCTCAGAACCCTTTTCTGCTGGACTTGGTGGTGGTGGATTTATGGTTATTTATCTCAACGATCAGGATTATGTGATCACACTTGATGGACGAGAACAAGCACCGGCATCGACCCATGTAGATATATTTGCAGATCCCGATCGCCCTAGAGAAATCTTGCCCTTCTTCCCCAACCGTATTTCAAGTGGTGTTGCCGTTGGGGTTCCCGGCACGCCCTTGGAGTGGTCGGAGGCCATGAGTCGCTACGGTACCTTATCCTTGGCTGAGGTCTTGCAGCCAGCTATCTCTCTGGCTGACGATGGGTTTAGGGTTGATGAAACATTTCATCAGCAAGTGACCCAAAACCAAGCGCGTTTTGCTGCATTTACCTCAACCCAGACGCTTTTTCTGCCTGAGGGGCATCCACCTGCCATCGGTTCTTGGTTCAGAAATCCTGATTTAGCTAAAACCTATCGCTTACTTGCTGCGCAGGGCGTTAATGCTTTTTATCGAGGTGAGG is a window from the Candidatus Obscuribacterales bacterium genome containing:
- a CDS encoding SMI1/KNR4 family protein, with translation MTDLIDALERIYAWLQKNKPEYMYRFQPGLPLDYLQKKLKKFPRYLPQELYTLYQWHNGTNNEDWDCGIFVYHSFLDIDYAMKQAEFGFINHSSQIRNRQREYLPTYVFPFCDFEGEHFVVEGMDYESETAPVYFMDQLGEIHLAFTSLTTMMLTIAECYETGIYEVAEDRYIDIVDYAAFGAVRLAYNPGTVPKIYDEGC